AAGAAGCTCAAGACCAGAAAGCATATATGGCAGCCCTGGGCCTGCAGCACACCAAAGATGTCAAGCCTGCTAGCCAGGAAGACTACATGCCAGACTGCTTTGAGGCAATGCGGCTAGAAGCTTTGAAGAGTAACCTATCTCAGGACATTGGTAGTGTAAGCTTACTGAAAATATCACCTCTAGAAGCGCCTTCTGTGTCTGGCTCATTCTCAATTCTTCCTCCAATGAAAGAGAATATGAAGCTGCTTTCTCTTCAGCCTTTTCAAAAGGGCTTTACCATACAACCTGACAACAGCATTGTTGTGAAACCCATCTCTGGTGAGCTTGCTGATATTCAGCAGATATTAAAGATGGCAGCCTCGGCTCCCCCACAAATTAGATTCACCCCCCTGGCAAAAACTTTACCTGGCAGCACTCAGCCTCAAGCCTTCAAGCACATGCCTCTACTGAAACCAAAACCACTGGTGGCACCTCGTACAGTTGTTGCTTCCTCTACTCCACCCCCTATTGTAAACACTCAACAGGCATCACCAGGCTCCATCAGCCCGAGCCTTCCTCCCCTGCAACTAAGGAATAAGGGTGCAGTGGAATCTCCTACCAACGCCATATTTTTACAGTCAAGGTCTGAAACTAATGGCAGCTCTTCAACTCAGAATTCACAGTTACCAAACACTGGTGCTCTGAGTCAGTGTGAGATAAAAACTCAACTTGAACAGGACAGTATTATAGAAGCATTCATGCCTTTGGATTTAGACTCGAAAATAAAGCAAGAAGCAACCGAAGGTGATCTGAAAGCAATTATTTTTGgaggaaacaataaaaaaacaaccccAGCAAAAAAGGTTTTCTATCCTTGTCGGTTTTGCGATCAGGTATTTACATTCTCAGGTCTTTTAAGGGCTCATATCCGTACCCACTTAGGGATATCACCATATCAATGTAACATCTGTGACTATATTGCAGCTGACAAAGCAGCATTAATTCGTCACTTGCGCACGCATAGTGGAGAAAGGCCATATGTATGTAAGATTTGCCATTACCCTTTTACTGTAAAAGCCAACTGCGAGAGACACCTCCGTAAGAAACACTTTAAAGTGACCAGAAAAGACATTGAAAAGAATATTGATTATATATCTACAAACACAGCTGAAATGGTGGATGTGCTCTGTTCACCAGATACTGTTTGCAAATGCTGTGGTGAGGACTTGAAAAACTATCGTGCCCTTCATATACACATGAGGACCCACAACAATTTTCAGAAAAAGAAGCCATTTGAATGCAAAGAGTGTGGAACTGCATTTTCTGCTAAAAGAAATTGCATACACCACATACTTAAACAACACCAGAATGTGCAAGAGAAAGAAATTGAGAGTCATATTTTAACTGTAGAGTGTAATCCTGAGCATATTAAATCAAGCACCCCAGTTTTGGGGGATAGCACTTACCTTGATCGAAAGCCTACAGCATATTTGGCATCCTGTAATGGCTTTCTTCCTGGTGGGGTGACAAATTGTTCATTAAAACTCGAACCTAATACCAGCTATCCTATAGATCTTGATGAGCCTTTGGATTTTTCACAAAAGAATAAGACTTCCAGTGCTCTCCCAATCAAGCAGGAAAATATCTATGGCTCATCTGCAGTCTTATATGAGGACATCATGGAGCCTATTGATCTTTCCATCCCTAAacaagcaaaacaggacaaagaAGATTCTCAGACTCACCCAAAAAATACAGTGACTCCACCTGTGTCGGCTGGACCATTATACAACTGCCAACCATGCCCTATTTCCATAAGTGCCAATGAAAACCCGGACAAAGCTACAGCTGTCATACATTCCAACTCATTAAAAGCTCCTTTGCAATTGACAGTCCCTATAATTTCTCCGGCGGTTCTGGGTAGTGCAACAATTTTGCGCCCATTGAGGCCTAAACCACCACCTCTCTTGCCAAAGCCTCCAGTGTCTAAAGAACTTCCTCCCCTAGCATCCATTGCACAGATAATTTCATCCGTATCATCTGCATCTGCTTTGTTAAAGACTGAGATCACAAATCAAGCTTCTCAGGTAAATGCCAATATTTTACCAACCATTGACCGATCCGGGTCTTCCAAAACGACAATCGCTCACAAAGAACTTGCTGCTTCGTGCAATACTCCCCAACCTGCTGCAACCCCAGCTATTTCAGACAGCAATGATGCTGTTATCTTAGGAGCAAAAAAACGAGGTAGAaagaaaggaacaaaaaaaaagctgaaaacagCTCCTAGTCTAGATCTTGAGTCTAGCGGAGAATTTGCAAGTATTGAAAAAATGCTAGCCACTACAGACACTAATAAGTTCAGTCCTTTCCTTCAATCTACTGAGGACCTCAAACATAGCATAGACCAAATTGGAACCAGTGAGGAAGACCGAGACAGCGGTGAAGATAAAAGAGGGAAAAGGAATTCCTATTCTAATTCTTTACAGAAAATCACCTGCCCGTACTGTCCTCGCGTTTTTCCCTGGGCCAGCTCTCTGCAAAGACATATGCTCACTCACACAGGTAAGAACTTCCAAGGTAAAAAATATGCTAACATACAAAAGAGGAATTCATTGTGTAATTATATAAAATTTATTGCTGGCATAGGGCAAGATGTCTAACCAAGTCAACAGCTTACTGACCCATTTATGGGGATCTTCCGACCTGGCAATAACGGGTTGAAAATCaagcagatactgtatgtattagaACAGATGTTCCCAACCttattttacctgtgagctacattcaaatgtaaaaagtattcaggaacaacacaagcatgaaaaatgtcccagGGGATactaaataaaggctgtgattggctatttggtaggtcCTATGTGAACTAACAGTCTAAAGGAGGCTTTATTtacacctgggttttatacaaacaaaaacttgcccccaagccaggtattccaaaataagcatctgctttgagaccactgagcgCAACAACCAAgggactggttggggatcactgggttagaacATACTGTTGGGAGAGGATCGCTTTATACTTGGTGTGTTTCTCTCCTGAAGGTCTCCCTAGGCACCTGTTATTATCCAGTAGTTGCTTCAGGGGGGCCAAACAATACGATTGTACTCATTTGACCCAGCCTGTTGGTGGCCAAATTGGGTAAAGATCCGTTCCTTTGGTGACCACACCAAACAAGTAGATCTCGTAGtacactgtataatatatatacagtataccagccACTGACAAATCTGGGTTTTCCAATAAAAACATACCAGTTGCACATCAAATGAATACAATTTcaagcaaatataataaataaatatatatatatatatatatatatatatatatatatatatatatatatatatatatatatatatatatatatatatatatatatatatataattttttatttttttttaataaacggAGTGGATGGTTTTGTGGTTCTATTCACTATTTTGGTTGCAGTTATCTTTCACTTCATTGGTAATGACTGGCGTTCTCTAATTTTTAGGTTCTTTTTAACTGTAGCTGTGTAATTTCTTTGACATTTTGTAGGGTGCAGTTTCATTTCTCACTGCAACCGAAAGGATGAAACAGAGAATGCAAGGACAGTCCTGTAAATAAGCAAAGAGAGGTCACATGGCAGTTTGAGAGTAATTGGGATTAGGGGCATGAGATCTGCTAATGCAGATTTAGCTGTTAATTACCAGCAAAATGCAGAACTTGAGGCAGATTAAAGAAGAGTTGTTGCTTATAATGCTTCTATTGTGGCTAGCCTAGACAAGGTCTCTTGTTTCCAAAGTATATTGATTGCCCTGAGCTTCCCTCCCCCTCCTTCTGCTTTAACCCTCATTGATAATAATTATTTTACCGTAAAGCCTGCATACTCATAAAGCACTGCAAGATCTATTGCACATATGCATTATCCACAATTATAACAAAATCTTCTTTGAAAAAGGTGAATGTTTAATTGGaacaaataaagagcaattcagataaaccttttttttctgcttcaggTCAGAAGCCCTTCCCATGTGCAAAGTGCGATGCCTTCTTTTCTACCAAATCTAACTGTGAGCGCCATCTCTTACGTAAGCATGGAGTTGCCAACCTATCATTGCGAAGAAACGGTCTAATTACCCTGTCTAAAGAAAGTGATGTTGGATCTCATGATAGCACAGGTAGCAGTTTTAGCTTGTTTAGACTTTCTTGCATCTTTTCAGGGATGTCCAGTCTGTGGTTCTCAATCCCTTAGCAACAACTCACATCACCTTTGCATATTCAATGGTTGTAAAGAGTTGTATATTGTAAAtaactggagggctgcaggttgcacATCCCTGCCTTAAATGCCAGGCTAGAAAATTAGTAAAAGTATTTCTGAAGTGCAAATATTGTACTTTTGAATTCCACCTCCCAACTCCAATTGGCTTGAAGTTATTTATTTCTGGATGGGGTAGTGGATGATTTGCATTGTGACATAATAGGCTCAGTcgtctctttgttttttttaagcatgtGGCAGGCATATGTTCTTCCTGTCATGGTCTGTGAAATGAATATACATCCTCTTTGTTGATTTCAGTTGTGGGTTCAGCGTTTTCATCATATTTGATACTCTCTAATTTTTTTAGTATCTTTTATATAGTCCATACCATTTtctaaacattttaattgtttattatagtGACCTAAATAGGGGGACCTCATTGTGTCATTAGATATGTTTTGATGAAGGCTAAACATATAATTATCCTTcacccaaagaaaaaaaattgccagggTAAGGCAACATTTGGTGCTCTAACTATTCTGCAATTATACCTAACCCCGGGATTTCTGTGCTGCTATGCTGGTTTGGAACAATACCAGGAGTTGAGGTTCTTCTATAGCTAGAATGCCAAACATTGTCTATCCTTGATTTAGACCAAATAATGTATATTAAATCAGGATTCTCCACAGTTTGTGTTATGACTAAATCCATCAGTCAACCGGATTAAtatcattgttttattgttttagacTAGGGAACCCAAACTTCTGATTCGTGAACTTAAGTTGCTGATATTGCTAGGAATTCAGATTGCTGTTTCAAGATTAAACTTATCTTGTGTTgtgttacattacattttgtttaGCCTTCTGCCCTAACTAGATAATGGAGTGTCTGCAAAAAACGAAGAAATGAAATATAATCATTTGTTGCTGACAGAAAGTAGGTTTTATGGAAGTGCTGCTTTCATATAATTAAGTTCTATGGGACGTGTAGCATTTTGGTCACTGCAATGGGATAACAATTAATGAAACAAAGATGGTCACAGCAGACAGAAAAGGGGAAATATATTAAGTACCTCTCAGCTGGCAATAATTGGTGTGTGTATTTATCTGAGTTtactttccccttgtctctaATCAAAACAACTGAAGTGGGGGATGAATCGGGGGGGATTTAGGAGAAAGTATACTCCCCAATGAATAGGGCTTTTGTTGAACATACATTCTGCACagtgttttaaaaatgaaaaatctgttgtttttttgtagCTACTCtttgtttggtccttgtgaggtgtGGTGGATAACTAGATTACCACTAAAACCCTACTACTTTCCCCCTTTGTTGTGACTATTTTAGTCTACAGATAAACAGGATACCATTATGCGGAGGATTAGCTGTGCACTAGCAGTCTCATTGTCTACCTTGTAAGGACTAAACATGAAGTAGCTCCATTTCCCTATTTGTCCTCTTTAGCTCACTAACATTAACTAATAACATAGaattctgtttttaaaattattgccAAACATATGCACAATCCCTGTTCACCAAACTCATCATGAGTGAGGGGTATACTACCTCTTTAAATAGAAATTTGGGAGCATGGACCCATCAAGATCCATTGAAAGACTCAAGATGACTTTTTGTATCTCAATCTATATATCACTGCTTCAAAATATCTGGTACAATGTTAATAAACGTCATAATAAACTGGTCATTTAAACCAAGGGCTATACTTTCGTTGCAGATAGCCAATCAGATGCAGAGATGTCCTCTCCTGAGCTTGATGCACTAGACCTGTCATCTGTGGACAAAGATAAAACAGAAGTAGATCAAACCCAAGAAAGCAATCATGCATCACAAAATCCAGAGCTGGAAAATCAGCCACCAGATAACAAGAAACAAACCAAAGTTGAACCAGATGAATACAAGGCACAATTAGAAGATGATGTTGTAAGCAACAAAAGTCTTGATCTTAATTTAGCAAGTAAACTGATGGACTTCAAACTATCTGCAAGTGAGAAGGCTGCCAGCAGCAATGGCAACTTCTGTGATGTTTGTGGAAAAAACTTTAAGTTTGCTGCTACTTTGGGGAGACACAAAAAGGCCCATTCATGTGAAAACAAGGGAGCAGAGAGCCatggagatgatgatgatgatgatgataatggtgTGTTAACTTCCGCCTGCAATCCTTCTCAGAGTATTGTCACGGCAGAAGTTGAGGATATGGAGGAAGAGCACCCTATTGATCTAAAAGTATCACAATCTCCCATGGAGATTGAATTGAACTCACAAAATAAGGGGGAAGACGACCCTGTCTCAGCTGAAGAATACATAGAAAGGacattgttggaaaaaaatgaTGAGGAGTCCAAAGCTAATGAAACAAAGGCATCTTCAAAAGCTGATAAACGGAAAAAAATATGCACTGTTTGCAGCAAACGCTTCTGGTCCTTGCAGGATTTAACGAGACACATGAGATCTCATACAGGTAAGCATGCTAAAATTGGTATTCTCTCTTTCTAAGCTCAGGTCACTTCACAtttcatataccgtatatactagagtataagccgagtttttcagcccccaaaatatgctgaaaaacgctacctcggcttatactcgggtcaagcgaaaaaacggtcgccggcgtctaagaatagtcgccggcgtctaagaatagtcgccggcgtctaagaatagtcgccggcgtctaagaatagtcgcgggcgtctaagaatagttgccggcgtccaaaaacgagacgccggcacctccaatgggagcagaaaacctcaattttttgattgaaacttaccagaagctgctgcatttctcaccctcggcttatactcgagtcaataagctttcccatttttttgaggtaaaattaggtacctcggcttatactcgggacggcttatactcgagtatatacggtagttcagGTCACTTCATATCAGTGATTGCTTAACCTGCTACTGATACAgagtatacagtacatgcaggTGTACGGCAGAATATcatatttccttgtttttttttaataaaatacgaATTTGcaaaaattaatacaaaaatgttaGAAGTTGATACCGCTATTTGCGCTTAAAAACCATGTCACTAACACACACCCCCcctttttattaaggttcaaattgttAAATCTCATTTTTGAGTtcgatttttggtcaaaactcacaaattcgagttagaaacttgaatttgagattcattataccttgaccctgggaacaacttaAATTcgcgccacctaaaacctgccgagttcatgtaaaaatcaatggcagaggtccagtgtcCCATTTATAGatgtaaaaggaaaactatacccccaaaacaatgtaggtctctataaaaacatattgcatcaaaccgctcatatgtaaaaccctgcttcaatacattttcattataatatactttttttgtagtatgtgccattgggtaatcataaagagaaaatagccattttaaaaaataatggctgccccctgggatcgtacgattcaacacacaaacataccaacatactatacatgttaggtcacatgagccaattaacagacagagatctgtcttttgcttccacacttctttctgttacagttagagttgtagtatttctggtcaggtgatctctgaggcagcacacagaccatcacaaaatgaggATTCAAGGCAAgcgatgtaaaaaggcaatatttacttaaatatatagaccagcttgataagattctttactatgccacttaatatgatataaactatctgttgctcaagtattcattttgggggtgtagttttcctttaatagccttcctgacattcaagtttttttcagagaaaaaactcgattcaggtttagttgaattcgattcgagtttttgggtcggtaatatttgaggtttttttgaggtaatttttgagagttttttttaaataagatactattcgagtttcgagttcattcgaggtaaaaaaaaaaacgttataactcgacctttgataaatctgctcctaaatgtgaCATCAAGCCATgatctctttgcaacttttcagcTTAAAAATAGAACAAAACGTACTAAAATACAAGCTGCATTATCTCAGGTGTTTATGGTTGACCCTTTAAAACAACTGTGTGTCTGTCTTTTGTCAGATCTACAATGTCTATGTTGGTACAAACAAGACATCCTAAAAGAGAATTATTGGTGACCAAATTCTTAGTGCTCTGTAACAAAGAGAAATTCAGTCAAATAGCATGACAATAAGATTCATTTGAGTCCTAGGCAATATTTTTCAACAGTACTCTATTAGCTTAAGTTTTCTATAAATTCTTTTGTCAAGTAACATAGTATAGATTTTCCTGCATTCCCTAAGAtatgttaatattttaatatatatatatatatatatatatatatatatatatatatatatatatatatatatatatatatatatatattgtactccatattgtaatatataaggatttcataagtcactgaggagtttcatgatcatataaaggcaaaagaccAAAGGAACTCTGATTATGTAGTATACAAGAGCAAGATAACTGTCAGTCTATATTTGAGTGCTTTGGCTATCATCTGCTGGAAGTTATAGTGCAGTTGCAGCTTGTGGACTTTGTGCTAGCAATCCCTGATACAAAGCTTTAGTGATATAATCTTGAATGTAATAGATAAAGATTTCACCTGGTGAACATTAGAAAATGATTTCTCCCAGAAATATCTTTTCATTCTCTTATCATTTTGTGTAGGTGAAAGGCCATATAAATGTCAGACATGTGAACGCACGTTCACTCTGAAACACAGTCTGGTTCGCCATCAGCGTatacaccagaaaatgaaagatGTCAAGGACCCAGGGAAAGACTGTGACAAGGACGACAGTCCGTCAAGGTGTGAAGAAGAAAGTGATGCAGACTCCATACAAAGCAGCACACAGCCTACATCTGAGAATGAATGTGATACACCCACTAGTCTTAACAACCCGAACTTGCCCGAAGCAAAAAGATCTTGCTAGGAGACGTGCATGAGGAATTGCGCTAAAGACCTGGGACAGGATCCCTAAACCATCTTCTTTGTAGATTGGATCAAAGACATGGAAAGTCAAGCACCTCCAACTGCAaaagtttttaaatgtttcaaggaaaaaaaaatttaccttGTAAGAGTTTTCCAGGCCCAGCTAATTGAGCCAGTGATGTGGGAAACAACCCTGAAAATCTTGTTAGAAGCATTATTTTTGaagcaatatttctttttttacagctaAGAGAGTATGGCAAGCCATAACAAGTGCCATAATCTTTCAGCTAAATGCAAAAAACTTTATACTGATTCTGAGTGCCTTACTACTTTATTACATCTTTTGGTATCAAAcgtatttttcagtttttcaaatctatatatatatatataaaaaaaaaattctattgaaaGAATATTACTTTAAAGAAATATACAAAGAGGACTGTTTCAAGCTAAGCATTATGATGAACTTGTATTTGTGTGACAGAGCTTGCCCTTGTAGAACACTGTCTATCCTGTGGTGGACACATGAGGAAGCCATTCAGTGCTACGGCAAATAACTGAAAGTCAAGAACGAGCGTTAATGGAGGTTTCACAGTGAATTGCCATCATCGTTTCTACTCTTGACCTCTCCTCTCTAGAATTCCCAGCTCATTTTAGCAATACAGGAATAAACTATGAGAAGACGTCATGCCTCATACATTCTGGATACAAATACATAACAATTGGCATGTGCTGTACAACCAGGAAAAATGAAACCGATTTCAGCTTTGCTACTTGATTCCACTCGTACCTTTTCTGATTGGTGTTATTGTTCAGTTATTGTTCTACCTCCAATGGAGCACAGTGGATTTACCAGAAACATTCTAACGAGTGGACATTAACTCTGCCCCCCATGCCTACATACTGATTCTGTTTGCTTGAATTCAACAGCGTACATGTCTCTGCATTTGCAGAACTGTTTGGGCAATATTTGcccttcaaaacttttttttgaatctcggtattaatatatatgtatagacatttgtttttttccaacccCCGGATTCTAGCCATTGCCAAGTTTGTGCATTCCACCATTCCTACCGTACTGTTATCAAACCTAGTCGCAGGGAAAGCCAATGCCTGTGCGTGACAGGCTCAATTCAGACAATTTAGATCATGATGGCTGCCTGACGACTATTGAGAACAAGCAAAGAGTTCTGTCTTCCAGTATCCGTAATCATGCCTTACCTTTACCTTGGCCCTTTATACATTTGGGCAAGAATGTCATACTACTGGTAAAACTAGAGTCGCtagaaatgaaatgtataaagagACTTCTCCTGGGGGATTTTTGGGTTGGAGCTCAAGGCGAGTGTATAAAATGATGCGTTCATATGTGTGTgttggggtatttatatgtgtgtatatatatatattgcttttgcatatatatctacacacataGATACAAAAGTGTGAATGGGAATTATTTGTTATTAAGATTAAATGGGGGCTACTGTAGCTGTGCAATTGCTCTTCTCAGTTTGTATCAAGCTCTCAAGAATAACATTTGTTGGACCTTGAGGTCCTAGCACTGCATTTTAGTTATCCCTTTGTCCAAAGTATTTAATAACACTGTGCTATTCAACCTtactggtttgttttttttaatgtctccCTAGTTAAGCAATGCAATCAGAGGGCCATGCCTGTTTATTAATTGCACTGGCTTTGCCCATCCTGACTGTTATACTAGACCACATTGTTGCAATTGCTATAAATTGATTCAttgcacaatacaggtatgggatccattatccagaaacccgttattgaGGAAGTTCCAAAAACTCAATGAATccagttttaataataaataaaacagtaataataataaaacagtaccttgtacttgatcccaactcagatataatggggtatatttatcaaagagtgaagttagagatcgccacagtccgctagagtgaaattccgtcactctccattaatttctttgggatttttaagagtatttatcaatgggtggaagttcattctttgataaatacgcctttcaaaatcccatggaaatgaatggagagtggcggaatttcactttagcggactgtggagatctcggggtatatttatcaaagagtgaagttaaaaatCGGCACAGTCTGCTACAGTGAAAttacgccactctccattcatttccatgggattttgaaaggcgtatttatcaaaggatgaactttcactttacaCTTTATAtggtgatctctaatttcactctttgatgaatataccccaatgaatccttgttggaagcagaaccaacctattgggtttatttaatacttacattattttctattagacttatcaagatccaaattatgaaaagatccgttatccagacaaccccaggtcccgagcgttctggttaacaggtcccatacctgtatcagcaagAGGTAGCAGGAGAAATCCTGTTTTATTTAACCTTTTCCCCTGCCTGGATTATAGACTATTGTCTTGAAGCACAGCCCTCTCTTGATCGTGAGGATAATGTTTGGGTGCCTAGAGAAACAGAAGGCCATCTCTAAAAATCCTAGTTGGTTACGACTGAGCTGCATCCAGCATTTATGCATTTCAATGTAGtttcagttttcttttaaaggggatatataaCTACAGTGCTGGATGAGTTAGTCTAGTAGCATCAGCCTGTATCCAGCTCTATTTAACAGGTTCCTATAGAGGGAAACTCTGCATGCACAAGATAGCTGCAGGGGAAAATATTTTGCACCCCATCTAACTCAGCACAGGCCAATCAAGTAATGTAAAGGATCAAACTTTGAGCGAGAGAAATACTTAAGCACGTATGTTGTGTATTTGTTGACAATCAAATGATACTAAAGACTGCACTGTAGCAGCCAGCAGACCTTTGCCATTGAGGTTTAGAATAACAGAGTTTTATGTAGATGATGAAAACTAATATATTACTGAATACAACGAGCAACACAAAAGTGCAAATATATTGACCCAAAAGGATATTTCAGGTGAATACACAAAGCAGAGTGAACCAATGATTCCTTATTTTGTACTCCCAAGTGTTCTTATCAATCACATTTGCAGGCAGCCCTGGATTTtacttgttttaaaggaacagtaacacccaaaaattagtgttttaaagtaatgaaaatattgtgtcctgttgctctgcattggtaaaactgatctgtttgcttcagaaacactactatagttcatataaacaagctgctgagtagccaaggtggaaattgaaaaaaggcgatAAGGCAAAGGATAactagtggataacagataacaccattgtgttctacagagcttatctgctgtgtaaccggagaggtcttttctcctttgaatatctgcccccattgctacacagcagcttgtttatataaactatagtagtgtttctgaagcaaacagcagtgtTACTGCAGGTCAACACtgcactgtatttttattacttaaaggggttattcacctttgggataacttttagta
This is a stretch of genomic DNA from Xenopus laevis strain J_2021 chromosome 6S, Xenopus_laevis_v10.1, whole genome shotgun sequence. It encodes these proteins:
- the rreb1.S gene encoding ras-responsive element-binding protein 1 isoform X6 codes for the protein MVDAKVCASNIAEKTGKQEMKIIQEPSLENGEKETLSEKDQLSAVNLMNGAEASDLSSVNAMMSTVMSAAHIAENGGSLQNTKSPAKSPAPNRIGRKNQESKEERSSYTCPLCEKICNSQHQLTTHIRQHNTDTGGTEHSCSICGKSLSSASSLDRHMLVHSGERPYKCSVCGQSFTTNGNMHRLELGNRAISYFISLLKRHMKIHEKDPNVAVTTSPPSPQKRRRLSTKRKLSSEVEAEKEETPSAKKVVEEIQAVEPLKKTEDIVHCLVCAKEFSCKSDLDSHMELHPEASLKCDICCISFRTHRGMLRHNAVIHKILPKDASGKPFIQSNPNIPAGFNDLSFTDFSCRKFPIISQVWCETNLRRCISDLHRFICETCNKAFPVISALKLHMETHQKGQLNSKHNNEDATEEAQDQKAYMAALGLQHTKDVKPASQEDYMPDCFEAMRLEALKSNLSQDIGSVSLLKISPLEAPSVSGSFSILPPMKENMKLLSLQPFQKGFTIQPDNSIVVKPISGELADIQQILKMAASAPPQIRFTPLAKTLPGSTQPQAFKHMPLLKPKPLVAPRTVVASSTPPPIVNTQQASPGSISPSLPPLQLRNKGAVESPTNAIFLQSRSETNGSSSTQNSQLPNTGALSQCEIKTQLEQDSIIEAFMPLDLDSKIKQEATEGDLKAIIFGGNNKKTTPAKKVFYPCRFCDQVFTFSGLLRAHIRTHLGISPYQCNICDYIAADKAALIRHLRTHSGERPYVCKICHYPFTVKANCERHLRKKHFKVTRKDIEKNIDYISTNTAEMVDVLCSPDTVCKCCGEDLKNYRALHIHMRTHNNFQKKKPFECKECGTAFSAKRNCIHHILKQHQNVQEKEIESHILTVECNPEHIKSSTPVLGDSTYLDRKPTAYLASCNGFLPGGVTNCSLKLEPNTSYPIDLDEPLDFSQKNKTSSALPIKQENIYGSSAVLYEDIMEPIDLSIPKQAKQDKEDSQTHPKNTVTPPVSAGPLYNCQPCPISISANENPDKATAVIHSNSLKAPLQLTVPIISPAVLGSATILRPLRPKPPPLLPKPPVSKELPPLASIAQIISSVSSASALLKTEITNQASQVNANILPTIDRSGSSKTTIAHKELAASCNTPQPAATPAISDSNDAVILGAKKRGRKKGTKKKLKTAPSLDLESSGEFASIEKMLATTDTNKFSPFLQSTEDLKHSIDQIGTSEEDRDSGEDKRGKRNSYSNSLQKITCPYCPRVFPWASSLQRHMLTHTGQKPFPCAKCDAFFSTKSNCERHLLRKHGVANLSLRRNGLITLSKESDVGSHDSTDSQSDAEMSSPELDALDLSSVDKDKTEVDQTQESNHASQNPELENQPPDNKKQTKVEPDEYKAQLEDDVVSNKSLDLNLASKLMDFKLSASEKAASSNGNFCDVCGKNFKFAATLGRHKKAHSCENKGAESHGDDDDDDDNGVLTSACNPSQSIVTAEVEDMEEEHPIDLKVSQSPMEIELNSQNKGEDDPVSAEEYIERTLLEKNDEESKANETKASSKADKRKKICTVCSKRFWSLQDLTRHMRSHTGERPYKCQTCERTFTLKHSLVRHQRIHQKMKDVKDPGKDCDKDDSPSRCEEESDADSIQSSTQPTSENECDTPTSLNNPNLPEAKRSC